A part of Gossypium hirsutum isolate 1008001.06 chromosome A07, Gossypium_hirsutum_v2.1, whole genome shotgun sequence genomic DNA contains:
- the LOC107952752 gene encoding protein PEP-RELATED DEVELOPMENT ARRESTED 1, chloroplastic, which yields MLQSSVFFSFPSCSAPNLPSLFFPTSVPFSFSTPHFHCQIKQPKVTKQQFFCRVSSSYEVGAGYPDEELERTYKTQTQQLQDSQHLDSSQYDALLKGGDQVISVLEEIITLLEDMNMDEASEEVAVELAAQGVIGKRVDEMESGFMMALDYMIQVAEKDQDDKRKSLLEVIKETVLAHLTKKCPPHVQVIGLLCRTPLKESRHELLRRVAAGGGAFKSENGTKVHLPGANLNDIANQADDLLETMETRPVVPDRKLLARLVLIREEARNMMGGGILDERNDRGFSTLPESEVNFLTKLVALKPGKPVQEMIKNVMLGKDEGADYSDTDEEANASSTRPWGIAGRGTVTGRKPLPVRPGMFLETVTKVLGGIYNGNVSGITAQHLEWVHQKTLQVLLEIAF from the exons ATGTTGCAGAGCAGTGTCTTCTTCTCCTTCCCTAGTTGTTCCGCTCCAAATCTTCCTTCGCTCTTCTTCCCCACCTCAGTCCCCTTTAGCTTCTCTACCCCCCACTTCCATTGCCAAATAAAACAACCCAAAGTAACGAAGCAGCAATTCTTCTGCCGCGTGTCCTCCAGCTATGAAGTTGGTGCAGGCTATCCTGATGAAGAACTTGAACGAACTTATAAAACCCAGACCCAACAACTTCAAGACAGTCAGCACTTAGATTCTTCTCAGTATGATGCTTTACTCAAAGGAGGAGACCAAGTCATTTCTGTTCTTGAAGAAATTATTACCCTT TTGGAAGATATGAACATGGATGAGGCATCTGAGGAGGTAGCAGTTGAGTTAGCTGCACAAGGAGTAATTGGGAAAAGGGTTGACGAAATGGAATCAGGGTTCATGATGGCTCTAGATTACATGATCCAAGTTGCTGAAAAGGACCAAGATGATAAG CGAAAGTCGCTGCTTGAGGTGATTAAGGAGACCGTGCTGGCACATCTCACAAAAAAATGTCCTCCGCAT GTTCAAGTGATTGGACTTCTCTGTAGAACACCCCTGAAAGAAAGCAGACATGAGCTACTACGCCGAGTTGCTGCAGGTGGTGGTGCTTTCAAAAGTGAAAATGGCACCAAAGTTCATCTTCCTGGAGCAAATCTAAACGATATAGCAAACCAGGCTGATGATCTACTAGAG ACAATGGAAACTCGGCCAGTTGTTCCAGATCGAAAACTACTTGCAAGACTTGTTTTGATCAGAGAGGAAGCTCGAAATATGATGGGAGGTGGGATACTCGATGAAAGAAATGACCGTGGTTTTAGCACTCTTCCTGAATCAGAG GTGAACTTCTTAACAAAGCTTGTAGCACTGAAACCTGGGAAACCCGTCCAGGAAATGATAAAAAATGTAATGCTAGGGAAAGATGAAGGTGCAGACTACTCTGACACTGATGAAGAAGCTAATGCCAGTAGTACGAGACCCTGGGGAATTGCAGGAAGG GGCACTGTTACAGGGAGAAAACCACTTCCTGTTCGCCCCGGCATGTTTCTTGAGACTGTGACAAAG GTTTTGGGTGGTATATATAATGGAAATGTCTCTGGCATAACGGCACAGCATTTAGAATGG GTTCATCAGAAAACACTTCAAGTTCTTCTGGAAATTGCATTCTAA